The Brassica oleracea var. oleracea cultivar TO1000 chromosome C6, BOL, whole genome shotgun sequence genomic interval AGGATCCCTGTCTTGGTCTGGCGCTAAGATTTCATTCTTCCTCCAGAATAGGTAGTCCATGTTTGTGTAGATGCTTGCCACTGGGAATATACCTGGGCTCGTAGGAGTTGCTGATAAGGACCACACTTGGAGAGCCGGAGGGCATTCAAATATTGCATGTGTTACAGATTCCTCTAGTTCTCCACACCTTGGGCAATAATTATCGCACCTCATATTCCGCCTTGCGAGATTCCTCGTTACTGCCACCTGACCCGTTATCAATTGCCATATAATAGAATTAATCAAGCAGATAACCATTCATAACATAGCTCGCATTAAAACAAAAAAGCTGATTCCTGAAAATAAAACTTAATTAATTATTTAACAATGAGTTTTAAAAAGAGAATTAAAAGGCTGAAAAATAGAGAAAGAGAGAGGAGCATAATGTGGCCAAAAAGGTAAATAGGGAGCCACCAATGATAGATGAAGTTTTTTCCAAATTCTTTTCTCTCATTACATAACTCTTCTTCTCACACTTCTCCTTATAAATTTCTCTTCTTCCCCTCCCCATTTCCTCCACCTCACACTCTCTCGTTCTCTTTACATCTCTATTAACTTCTGCCTCGCCTCTCGTTCTCAACACTTGTGAGAAATATGATGAACCAGAATGTCATCGTCTCCGACAGAAAAGCCATCTTGGGTTCGAAAACCATCACTGTCTCTAACTCTCCCCTGTTCTCTTCTCCTCCCACTTACTTTACCTTTCCTCGTCATAAGTTCTTGGAGCTTCTCGAAGCAGCCGATAAAAACAGCAACAGCATCAACAAGAACAATCTTGGTGCTGGTAAGATTGCATCTTGGGTCGATTCCATGCGTGATTCTTCTCCTACACGTCTCAGACCCTCTTCACGTGACTCTGTGTCAGACAACGACCATAAAACATCTTGGATCGTACGTTAACTATGTATACCATGGTCCATGAATCTAGATTACCCATTTCAAGATTTTGGTATCTCATCATCGTTTCGTATTTCTTTGTTTAGGTTCGATTTCCATCGGCTTTAAATATGTTTGATGAGATTGTGAATGCTGCAAAAGGGAAACAAATTGTTATGTTTCTTGATTACGATGGGACGCTCTCTCCCATAGTTGAAGATCCTGACAAAGCTTACATAACACATGAGGTTTTTATTCTGTTCCATGGTTAATTAAATTATTTTTGTGGTTTAATTATTATTTTTGGATTTTAATAATAAATTTCAACTTTTTTACAGATGCGAGAAGTTGTAAAGAATGTGGCTCTAAACTTCCCAACTGCTATAGTCACTGGAAGATCCATTGATAAGGTACATTACATTTTTACTAATTTTTTAACTACGGTTTAATATATTTTCAAAACGCATATAATACTCTATATATTAATGTATTTTTTGACAAAGTCTATATATTAATATTAACTATGTATTAATTTTCAGGTTCGTGGTTTTGTCAAACTCGATGAGATTTACTACGCTGGAAGCCATGGCATGGACATTGAAGGCCCGACCAGCGAATATGCTTATGGTGGCGAGGTGAGAAAACAATGCAGAAAATATTGATACACAATAAAAATATCGATTTGATTTTAAAAATACTTATTTCTTTCTTTTGGTGTGAAATGGTCACAGAGTAATCAAGGAGTGCTCTTTCAACCTGCTCGTGAATTTGTACCCACGATCGAGAAGGTGCATTTTGAGATTGTTTTTTTTTTCCTTCACACAAATAATCGAATTAAGGAGAGTGAAAGTTAAACAGTAATTAAAATATTAACCGTTGCCTATATATAATTTCAGGTGTATAAGATATTAGAGGAAAAGACAAAATGGATCCCTGGGGCTATGGTGGAGAACAACAAGTTTTGTCTGTCCGTACATTTTCGACGTGTTGATGAGAAAGTAAGAACAAAAACGATGATTAAAACAACAAGACTTGTCTCTTCTTTGAACAATTGTCCAAATTGCTTAATGCTAATTTCTTTTACCTAAAATACATTAAAAACTTAACAGTCTTATTTATCTCTTTTTTGAGAGAAAAGAAAAGCAATTGTGTTGCGCAAAAAAAAAAAAAAGCAATTGTTAAATAATATACGAGGCATTTTTTTGTCACGAATATACGAGGCATTTTTAGGATCAAAAAGCAGTGAAAAGAGAACAGTCTTATTTATTGAAAAATGAATTTATGTACTTCACTCTGCAGTTAAAAAAAAAAAACAAGCACCAGCAGTAGTATTATATAATTATAGTTATCGTGGGCACCGCATTACTGATATTTACCAGCAACGCTACTTTCCATAAAGTGTCTAATAATTATTTGTTTATGTACATTATTTGTTTCTAACAGAGATGGACCGGATTAGCCGAACAAGTAAAATCAGTTCTGATTGATTATCCACAGCTGAAACTAACCCAAGGTAGAAAGGTAAAATTGATCGCTAATCTATTTCTTTGTTAAACCAGTTCTAAATATGCATATTTATGTTGAATAATAATAGAATAACCATCACTAATCTATTTCCTTGTAAAACCAGGTGCTTGAAATCCGTCCTACGATCAAATGGGACAAGGGCCAGGCTCTCAATTTTTTGCTAAAATCATTAGGTGAGAGAAGAGAACTCACATTCATAATATCTATTTATTGAGGGGGGAAATGTTATATCTGCTTATTCTCTATATTTTGGTCTGATTAAAATAGGGTTTGAAAAGTCGGGAGATGTTGTTCCTGTGTATATTGGAGATGACCGCACCGACGAAGATGCGTTTAAGGTATGGTGACATTTAGTTATTAACACGTTTACGTACCATCAACTACTATTAATTTTAGGTTAAAAAAATTACTTTTATTCTACAGTTCGACTGATATTGACATAGTAAATTAAATTAACCATATAATTCGATAGGTTTTACGTGAGCGGGGACAAGGTTTTGGGATTCTAGTCTCAAAAGTTCCAAAGGAAACCAATGCCTCTTACTCTCTCCAAGACCCTTCTCAGGTAAATTAATTAGTCTTACCCTTTTGATGAAATATTTTAAACTACTATAATTAGATTGTTAATTATTTATTAAGGGAACCCATTTTATTTGCAGGTTAATGAGTTTCTGAGGCGTTTAGTAGAGTGGAAGAGGAAGACAGTCGGGGAAGCTTGAAAAACAAACATGCAACATTAATAACACCTGAGTTTATTTTATAAATCTTGAGGAGAAAATAATCGGTATATATAGACAACCTTCTAAAAAACTAGTACTAGTACTAGATTCGTAGAGGGTGTTTTTTTGGAACTTTACCTAGATAGGTGTCTTGGCCAGAAGCATCTTTACTTTTCTACATCGATCGAGAAATTTTAAATTTCGTGTAACGATTCAGAAAATGAAGAAAACACAACTAATATCATTTCCACTCATTTATCTTCTTCGTTTTTCACCCTCGCATTAACTAATTCAACATCTTTTTATTTCTCTTTAACAAACATTTTGTTTTGCTGTTTTTTTACTGTTTAATCCTTTAATGTTAATTCCACCTCTTAAATACTAAACCTTGTCCAGACGAGGTACTTCAAGTGGCAGGACGGGCCTGTGGTGGCAATCACCATCCGGGTTCGATTCCCTCCCCATGCGGAAACTACCCTGCCTCTTCTGGACACCAAAGCGGTACTGGGTTCGATCCAGCCCAGGTAAAGCTCTCCCAGGTGAAATGAACCGCTGCCTGACCGGACCCAGGGGAATGACCCGCGAAGCGGAGAACCCCTGGATTATCAAAAAAAAATAATATTAAACCCTAAATTTTAATTATTAAACCCAAACTCAAATAAAATATTTTAATTTTTATTAAAGATATTTTGGTGATCTTCCACTTTGTACACTAATTTTTGAACAAAAACTTTATTTAGTGCTATATAAAAGTATTTCTCTTTTACTAATTCACTCATCATTTAAATCACATGAATATACATATGCATACAACTAAGTATTGTAAGTAGGATATAAAATCATTAAAATTAAAATTAAAAAAAAATCAGTGTTCCAAAAAAAACGGATATAAAATCATTAATTTGATATACGATGGAAAGTACTATTTTGCAGTGAAAGAAAAGCAATCTTGTCTACTAATTTGATAAATACTAAAAAAGTAGAATGCAAATATAATACTATGAGTGTGACTCTGGATAATCATTTTAGAGTAAATGTTTTACAGTAAACATATTTTACTTTATTTTCAGCTCAATGTTGACTAATCAGTAAAAATGTTGTTAAAAAGTATTTCAGTCACTTTAAGCTAAATACATGTGAAAATGGAGTAAATAATCTCACTTGTTACAATGAAAGTAAACTTTTATTTTGCTTTTTCGTATTATTTCTTATTACAATTTATTGTCTCTTTTCTTCCTTTTATTACTCTCACTCTCGCTCACATTTTTCTTACCTTTCTTTTTTACTTTTATTTTTTCACCACTTTACTCCATTTTAAACCAATCATAGCTATGAATTTGGGTGTCAGAAGGAACACACTACCATAAACCCAACAAATTCAAATACCAAAATAGTATTAGAGTTTACTGTATATATATGTCTGATTACCAACTTGAATTTTTAAAATGATAGATGGTTTAACTCTCTCTATATTTTGAAGTATCAAAAGCTAACGTGGGTCTGCTCAAGGACCTATAATAAAAGAAAGCCATTTATCATTCACAACTGTATCCATATATAGTAAGCTCGTTAACTGGTTAGGGATTTTGGACTATTGGGATTGAGGTGTGGGAACTGAGAAGAAAAACAAGGGAAATTTGACGCAGCAATCATCTCCCAACAAAATGAATATTAGTTTGGACGAGTTTTGTTGTATCTACATCTGTGTGGAGTTGCAATTTTTCGTAATTTCGTTACTCATTCATGTGTGCATATATATATACGAAATACATCTACATAAATTGAGTACATTTAACTTCCACTACCATCGCTATCAATATATAAAAGAATATGTATAATTTCTGAAATATATGTATGTATCCAAATTAAAAAAAAAATGTATCCAAATATATATGTTGACAGAGGAATAAATATATTGTCAGGCTCATCCTTGCTCCGCTGACACACATGGACACTCACTCATTAACTAAAAATATTTAATAATTTTTTTTAAACAATATTGTTGTAGACAAACATATAAAAAGATCCCTGATCTAAATCAAGAATCAGAAGCCAAAAATATAAAACTTGTTGATAATACTGTCATTTTTAACATGATAATATAGTGTCATGTTGATTAAGACTATATATAACTAGTTTCGTTGAATACAACTATTTTAATTAGACATTGTAATAGACTAGTACGAATATTGACAGAAAAAACTTCATTTCCCTATCAATTAAACAAACACGTGATTTCAAAGGGTATTGCATGCAATGGAGCTCTAGTTAAACCGAAGTCCGATATATATTTTAATTAACATCTCAAGATATATTCATGATAATATCAATATAAAGATATCCATGATAGATTATGATAGCTATGAGCCTACGATGCATCATGCATGGGTCAGTAGTTATCCAATTACTTTTAGATGAGAACTGCACAACACAAAAAAAGAAGAAGAACTGAATAACATAAACACGTAACTACTTGTAAGTAAGTTGTTAGGTGCACAAAAAAAAAAGAAAAAAAAAAAGAAAGTTGTTGAACGATCTTGACAATGCGATAAGAAGTCATAAATAAAGACTATTTTTGCACAATGCAGGGGGATGAAGTATAAAGTACAAGTTGCATGCAAATTACTAAGACAAATTTTGTTCCATTGTAACATTTTTGTAAATGAACTAATCGTCTCCAGATATCTGAGATAATTAATTAAAGTCACGATATTTTAATTAGCAACACTAACTTGTTTAAAAATTGTGCATTTAAGTCATCATAACTATATCAATTTATCTTTTAAGCAGAGCAATGCTATGTGAAACATTTGCTAACATGTCCTCGTTCAAAAATTTACTAAGACATTAGCCCAAAAAAATAATTTTTAGACCCCTAAACCGGTAAAAACAAATTTACATAAAACATTGTTATAGACCACACCAAAATGTCAGGACCGACCCTACTTTAAAAAAAAAAAACTATATTAATTCATCTATAATAAATAAATTACACTATCAATCCTTACGGCTTGCTGTTAAGCCATGGAAGCAAGTTCAACAAGTGGGAAATAATACTTAATTTCCCAAAACAAATATTGGAAAATACTTCTGGCCTGGGTTCATACTTTTTTGTTAGTAGGTAGGCCCGGGCACTTTACCCGATATCCGAAGATGCACCGAACCCGACCCGAAAAATCCGAACCGAAATCCGAACCGAAGTAGCAAAATACCCGAATGGGTATTGATTTAGGAGAGATTGGCTATCCGAACCCGAACGGATAATATCCGAATCCGAATGGATATCCGAAAATAACCGAACATAAGTATATATAATCTTATATTTTTAATTTAAATCTTTTATTTTATTTAAAATATTTATATTGATGTTACACATACTTTAAAATCATATAATATTACATATAAGTACATTTTATATGATTTGATACTCACTTAAAATGCATGTCAAGCTTTTTGTTTTATGTATTAACAAAAGTTACATCCAATTTTTTTTTTTAAATGACCAAATTAATGTTTATTTATTTTTGCAAATTTATCTCCAAATCTATTAATCACACAATCTATTAAAAATAAAAAAATCAGTTAAGTAAAAATTATATTTTTAAATACAAGAAACTTAAAACAATGAAAAAAATATTTTTTTATTTCAAAATCTAAATATCCGATCCGAACCCGAACTAAAAATACACAAACCCGATCCGAAATACAAAACTACCCGAACGGGTTCTATATCCCTATACCGAAATACCCGAAATGCCCGACACGAACCCGAACGGGTACCCGAACGTCCACTCCTGTTAGTAGGTATGCAATTTATTTATTTTTCTAAAAGACAGCTTTTTTTTTTTTTTTTTTGTAACTTGGCTTTAAAGACAGCTTTTTTGATGTGGCCATATGTTATTATACTATCACACAAACATCAATATAAACATAGCGTGCAAATTTATTATATATTTAGTGATAAAATTGACATAGTTAGATAAGCAATGTGTTAAAACTACGATTTTTTACACTACGTGATGTTTGAGTATTATTACAAATACGTCGTAGGATAATTTAACAATTGTGTATATATGTTAAAAATAAATTAAAAGGCATACGAAGGAATCTTGTGAAAGTGAGGTCTCTTTTGTTTTCTCCTTTGAAGAAACTTTCCATTATTTAAACGAAAAACATTTGTCCTATTATAATGTATTATGTGTGTATATGGAACGGTGAGTTATTTTTCAATGTTAGGTGGTGAAAAGGAAAACCGCTATAAAGTAACACTACTTAGGTTGAATGAGGAGTTGGAATCCACTTAAAGTGGTTGAATTTATGTAAAATAAACATATAAAGCTATATATATGCTATATACTATTGTTATTTTGCACTAATCCTTTCTTTTCTAATGTGTTAGATATATTTGAACTTAAAGTGCATGGGACAACCAACATGCTTCCATTCCAAGAGAAGACATGACTCGATAACTTGATACGTGTAAAGAAGCTAAAGCTGCTAAGTGTGTGTATCTTCACTTATATTAACCATATTCATATAATTATTTGAGATATTATTTAAAGAAGAAACCTCATCATTGGTGATCCAACTTGAACAGAAAGAAAGTAAAAAAACTAAGTACGATTTCCTCCAATTATTGGGATCAACTCTATTTGCCAGTTTAACTGTATGGTAGCTTCTTTTTAGCAAAAAAAAAAACTATATGGTAGCTTCTACCTGTTTTTTTTTCAAATATGACTATTAATTTATGTTTTTTATAAGTGACCAAAAATATATAGGACCAGACCCAGATATCAAATCTTCCAAAATTTAGTTTCACCTAACTGTACCTAATAAACAATACATTTTGTATGAAATAGACAGTATATTTTATGAAAACCTTTTATAAAAGAAACTCAGTATATTTGTTTTTCTCGTATTGAAAAAGCATTGAAGCCGGACGGAATGGTAGACTCTCTCTTATCTCTCTGGAACTTTTGAAAAACAGAGAGTCGCGGTGGTTCTGTCTGATGTCTTACTCTTCCGATTAGCAAATATCGATTCTGGTGTACAACGGTCTCTCTGACGTTGTGTAGCCGACTTAGACTCTGGTGGTTTCGCGCTCCCTTTGGTGACTATCCAGCGGTGGTATCCGGTGGTGTAGCTTTGGCGGTGTCGCTGGCTCTCTACCGAGTTTTTTTGGGTTACCTGATCGTCGCCGGTTGTCATCTCTATTTCAACTGTCGATTGATTTTCGCGCTGGGCTGTTAGTTGGAGCCCGTTTATATGATTAATCACAATTGGAGTTTGTTGTTAGGAAGCGAAGATTATGGGGTTGGTTATTGAAATCGTTTGGATGAGCTCTCGATTTATATCGAGACGCTCTCCGAAGCTCCGGCGTGCGCGTTGCAGCTGTTTGAATCCCCAAAGCCTCCAATACAGTCGTTGGAAGTGTTCTTCGGTGGTAGGGGTCATGTTTTCTGATAGAGTCCGGTGGTCTTCTAGGTTGATGAAGACGGTGGAGGTTCAAGGTTCTGGTGTCATTCCGGAGTGGTAAGGCGGATTCCGGAGTGGTAAGGCGGATTCCGGTAAACCGTCGGTTCAGTTATCCGGCTTAGTTTCTCGAAAGCGGTGATGAGGTGGAGGCTTTTGTGACGCGTGGTCTCCTTAGGCTGAGATATAAACACGTGTTCCACTCCCGCTAATCTTCGGACGCGTGTTGTTGACGGGCGTCTTATCTTTTCGGTTGCCCTTGTTGGGCTTGTTGCTTTGGGTGGCTCTTTTTGTTTTGGGTTGGGACTTGTGTTGGTTTCTTTTTGGTACGGGTTTTGTCCCTTTGAATTTTGGGCTCTCGATAAAAATCAGACGAAAAAAAAAACTCAGTATATTTGTATTAATATGTACATTACATTTTGTATTTATAACTTCTTGTTTACAGCGCACGAATCATTCGATGACGTGTTTTACAAAACTTTTCGTGAAAGATCTATTCATCCCGATAACGACGGGAAGCTAGATATAGGCACATAGCAAACGAGATACATCTACTCTATCATTAACCAATAAGAATGAGAAATGTGAAAGACTCCATATATTCATAAATAGATGATTTGGATGTTGACAAAAAAAAAAAGAATAATATAATTAAAGGAAATACATACGAAAAGAAAAAGAGAGCAAACATAGTTTGCTTTCTATGGACAGCTATCACTGAGTCACTAAACTACGCACATGAACAATGGGGTTCATGTGTTATTCTCTGGATCTGTGTCCCAGATCAACAACTACTATTATGATATTTCATTTTGTTGAGACCAATTAAAATCTCCAAATCCTATTTGTGTATATATATTCCCAGCAATGGTTGAGAAGATCTAATTATATTATAGTTATATGTAACATATTAAATATCTAACATTTTTGTTTTGTCTTGTTAATTTTTGGAGGTACTTGCACGACGTTATTAGTCTTTCTTGATGCTTATACTGATTTTGAATGATTCCTATATCCTATTTCTTCGATCAGTGCCAACTAACAAGCATGTTCACTGTTTTATGTACAGTATCGCTTAACTAACACCAACCATTTAGTAATTGTTAACTAAAAAGTATACATGGATATGCTTAATGCGTAAATATTAGGTTTCATAATCTATTATGTATGCACACATATATTCCCTAATTACAGCTTAAACCCCATCATATCAAAGTAAACGAGATATCACAAAGCTACAGGGACCAATTAAAGCTAACAGGCATCTTAAAAAGGTAACGGGGACCATTAATTAGATTCTTATTATTAGCTAATTACGTTTAGTGAGGCAATAATTCATGTTTCTAAGCATATACGTGTCACTTTAATGGTCCCCTCCTCTCTTCTCTGTTTACTTCTCCCATGTTGTAGACTTAGAGGAAATGTGTGTAGTATACATTGCTTTTAAGTTTAAATTAATTGGACGATTATGATTTCAGATCATGTGATCAAGTGATCCTCGTCTGGGGAGCAAATTTAGTTTCGTTCCAATAATTATCCGCTTTCAGGTTTTTCGTACAATTTTTATAATCTTATCGCATTATGAGAAAGGATATAACTGTATACTAGGATAAGATCCGCGCCTTGCGCGGAATTAAGTTATTATTTTTATTATATTTTAGAGAATGAAACAATAGTTTGACTTCATTTGGATTAGCGGTGTTCAATCCAGATATCGGGTTGGTTTCGATTCGGTTCGGTTTTTTTCGGTATTTTGGTTAGTAAAATATAACTACTATTCTAAATCCATATTTACTTTGACTTTAGTCTTTCACATACTTTTGAAAGATTTCAACTGGACAACTAAATTGATCAGCCAATCTTGTTGCTTTAAATCATTAGTATATATATATATTATTTAGTTTGAATATTTATTAAATAAAAATTCATATGCGTTATATTTTATGATCATTTGTAACTTATTATAACAAAAAAANNNNNNNNNNNNNNNNNNNNNNNNNNNNNNNNNNNNNNNNNNNNNNNNNNNNNNNNNNNNNNNNNNNNNNNNNNNNNNNNNNNNNNNNNNNNNNNNNNNNNNNNNNNNNNNNNNNNNNNNNNNNNNNNNNNNNNNNNNNNNNNNNNNNNNNNNNNNNNNNNNNNNNNNNNNNNNNNNNNNNNNNNNNNNNNNNNNNNNNNNNNNNNNNNNNNNNNNNNNNNNNNNNNNNNNNNNNNNNNNNNNNNNNNNNNNNNNNNNNNNNNNNNNNNNNNNNNNNNNNNNNNNNNNNNNNNNNNNNNNNNNNNNNNNNNNNNNNNNNNNNNNNNNNNNNNNNNNNNNNNNNNNNNNNNNNNNNNNNNNNNNNNNNNNNNNNNNNNNNNNNNNNNNNNNNNNNNNNNNNNNNNNNNNNNNNNNNNNNNNNNNNNNNNNNNNNNNNNNNNNNNNNNNNNNNNNNNNNNNNNNNNNNNNNNNNNNNNNNNNNNNNNNNNNNNNNNNNNNNNNNNNNNNNNNNNNNNNNNNNNNNNNNNNNNNNNNNNNNNNNNNNNNNNNNNNNNNNNNNNNNNNNNNNNNNNNNNNNNNNNNNNNNNNNNNNNNNNNNNNNNNNNNNNNNNNNNNNNNNNNNNNNNNNNNNNNNNNNNNNNNNNNNNNNNNNNNNNNNNNNNNNNNNNNNNNNNNNNNNNNNNNNNNNNNNNNNNNNNNNNNNNNNNNNNNNNNNNNNNNNNNNNNNNNNNNNNNNNNNNNNNNNNNNNNNNNNNNNNNNNNNNNNNNNNNNNNNNNNNNNNNNNNNNNNNNNNNNNNNNNNNNNNNNNNNNNNNNNNNNNNNNNNNNNNNNNNNNNNNNNNNNNNNNNNNNNNNNNNNNNNNNNNNNNNNNNNNNNNNNNNNNNNNNNNNNNNNNNNNNNNNNNNNNNNNNNNNNNNNNNNNNNNNNNNNNNNNNNNNNNNNNNNNNNNNNNNN includes:
- the LOC106298508 gene encoding trehalose-phosphate phosphatase B-like, whose amino-acid sequence is MMNQNVIVSDRKAILGSKTITVSNSPLFSSPPTYFTFPRHKFLELLEAADKNSNSINKNNLGAGKIASWVDSMRDSSPTRLRPSSRDSVSDNDHKTSWIVRFPSALNMFDEIVNAAKGKQIVMFLDYDGTLSPIVEDPDKAYITHEMREVVKNVALNFPTAIVTGRSIDKVRGFVKLDEIYYAGSHGMDIEGPTSEYAYGGESNQGVLFQPAREFVPTIEKVYKILEEKTKWIPGAMVENNKFCLSVHFRRVDEKRWTGLAEQVKSVLIDYPQLKLTQGRKVLEIRPTIKWDKGQALNFLLKSLGFEKSGDVVPVYIGDDRTDEDAFKVLRERGQGFGILVSKVPKETNASYSLQDPSQVNEFLRRLVEWKRKTVGEA